In a single window of the Mesorhizobium shangrilense genome:
- a CDS encoding Imm8 family immunity protein: MIKIRDIFSMDLASPKGELIEIWDLPDQESVELNVRVVIGFDGTNYEEVFDTCVITGLCIRKYDAELQSIPYDGKVFRFHRFASGEIKHAMVSAIQACHRPTVDECIHELRKIMFWDFEGL, encoded by the coding sequence ATGATCAAAATCAGGGACATATTCAGCATGGACCTAGCCTCTCCGAAGGGAGAGCTTATCGAGATATGGGATCTACCAGATCAAGAAAGTGTTGAACTGAACGTAAGGGTTGTCATTGGCTTTGATGGCACGAATTACGAAGAGGTTTTCGATACCTGCGTGATAACAGGCCTCTGCATCAGAAAGTATGATGCAGAGCTACAGTCGATCCCCTATGATGGAAAGGTGTTCAGGTTCCATCGCTTCGCTTCGGGCGAAATCAAGCATGCGATGGTGTCCGCGATACAGGCCTGCCATAGACCGACGGTAGATGAATGCATACACGAGCTCCGAAAGATAATGTTTTGGGACTTCGAGGGGCTATAG
- a CDS encoding porin, translated as MNTRMLLLAGAASIAISSCAYAADAVVLPEPEPVEYVRVCDVYGTGYFYIPGTETCLRIGGYVRYEASGGDLWERSAVDHEDGDINETWNKYARLTLQTWTGTETELGTLRTFTETRFQWGNGSPSGPVIFDTDGDGFVDSAGGTNGYDGTSVSLNFGWIELGGFRVGKDESAFVTFLDYAGGVIADDMIGFGPYDTGLISYTFNGSNGFSAIISLETGSDDSFGHDYSIDSYVPHVVAGAKFTQGWGGIGILGGYDSIHEAWTVKARLDIKATEALSFFLMGGWGDDDANEVVGVDPDTGLLIFADTGANFYKPWAGEWAVWGGATARVSDKAEVNLQLSYDDGEEFAAALDVAYELVPGFTITPEVDYFDNGDDDAWGGIIRFQRNF; from the coding sequence ATGAACACACGAATGCTGCTTCTCGCTGGCGCCGCGTCGATTGCGATCTCCAGCTGCGCGTACGCCGCTGACGCCGTCGTCCTCCCTGAGCCGGAGCCGGTTGAGTATGTTCGGGTCTGCGACGTCTACGGCACCGGCTACTTCTACATCCCGGGCACCGAGACCTGCCTGCGCATCGGCGGCTACGTTCGGTACGAGGCCTCGGGCGGAGACCTCTGGGAGCGTTCTGCGGTCGATCATGAAGACGGCGACATCAACGAGACCTGGAACAAATATGCACGTCTGACGCTGCAGACCTGGACCGGCACCGAGACCGAGCTCGGCACCCTGAGGACCTTCACCGAGACCCGCTTCCAGTGGGGCAACGGCTCCCCGAGCGGCCCGGTGATCTTCGACACCGACGGTGACGGGTTCGTCGACTCGGCTGGCGGCACCAACGGCTATGACGGCACCTCCGTTTCGCTGAACTTCGGCTGGATCGAGCTTGGCGGGTTCCGCGTCGGCAAGGACGAATCCGCCTTCGTGACCTTCCTCGACTATGCCGGCGGCGTCATCGCCGACGACATGATAGGCTTCGGTCCCTACGATACCGGCCTGATCAGCTATACGTTCAACGGCAGCAACGGCTTCTCAGCGATCATCTCGCTCGAAACCGGCTCGGATGATTCCTTCGGCCATGACTACTCGATCGACAGCTACGTCCCGCACGTGGTCGCCGGCGCCAAGTTCACGCAGGGCTGGGGCGGCATCGGCATCCTTGGCGGCTACGACAGCATCCACGAGGCCTGGACCGTCAAGGCCCGCCTGGACATCAAGGCAACCGAAGCCCTGTCGTTCTTCCTGATGGGCGGCTGGGGTGACGATGACGCCAACGAGGTGGTCGGTGTCGATCCGGATACGGGTCTCCTGATCTTCGCTGACACGGGCGCCAATTTCTACAAGCCATGGGCCGGCGAGTGGGCCGTCTGGGGCGGCGCGACCGCTCGGGTCTCGGACAAGGCTGAGGTGAACCTCCAGCTCTCCTACGACGATGGCGAGGAATTCGCCGCTGCGTTGGATGTCGCCTATGAGCTCGTGCCGGGTTTCACGATCACGCCTGAAGTCGACTACTTCGACAACGGCGACGACGACGCCTGGGGCGGCATCATCCGCTTCCAGCGCAATTTCTGA
- a CDS encoding GlsB/YeaQ/YmgE family stress response membrane protein, with protein sequence MEPTSLIVFLIIGAVAGWLAGLIVKGYGFGLLGNIVVGIVGAFLAGWIFPALGISLGSGTVAAVIHATIGAVILLVLVRLVKSA encoded by the coding sequence ATGGAACCCACGAGTTTGATCGTCTTTCTTATCATAGGCGCGGTTGCCGGCTGGCTGGCAGGGTTGATTGTCAAGGGATACGGCTTCGGCCTCCTGGGCAACATCGTTGTCGGCATCGTCGGCGCATTCCTGGCCGGCTGGATATTTCCGGCCCTGGGAATTTCGCTTGGTAGCGGCACGGTCGCCGCGGTGATCCACGCCACCATCGGCGCGGTGATCCTGCTCGTGCTGGTGCGGCTCGTAAAATCCGCCTGA
- a CDS encoding ribonuclease D, producing the protein MTIRFHKNDLPDLSHYDVDAIGIDTETLGLKPHRDRLCVVQISPGDGSADVIQIAPGQTSAPNLTSLLANPNVTKIFHFGRFDLAVLYHTFGVMPEPVFCTKIASRLTRTYTDRHGLKDITSELLGISLSKAQQSSDWAADTLSPEQLEYAASDVLHLHRLREALQKRLDRDGRAEEAEACFTFLPTRAKLDLMGWDEEDIFAHS; encoded by the coding sequence ATGACAATCCGTTTTCACAAGAACGACCTACCGGACCTTTCCCACTACGACGTCGATGCGATCGGCATCGATACCGAGACGCTGGGGCTGAAGCCGCATCGCGACCGGCTCTGCGTCGTGCAGATCTCGCCGGGCGACGGTTCGGCCGACGTCATCCAGATCGCGCCCGGTCAGACAAGCGCACCGAATCTGACGAGCCTGCTCGCCAACCCGAACGTGACGAAAATCTTCCATTTCGGACGCTTCGACCTTGCCGTGCTCTACCACACGTTCGGCGTGATGCCGGAACCGGTGTTCTGCACCAAGATCGCGTCGCGGCTGACGCGCACCTACACCGACCGTCACGGCCTGAAGGACATCACGTCGGAACTTCTGGGCATTTCGCTTTCCAAGGCGCAGCAGTCCTCCGACTGGGCGGCGGACACGCTGTCGCCTGAACAGCTGGAATATGCGGCCTCCGACGTGCTGCATCTCCACCGGCTGCGCGAGGCCCTGCAGAAACGGCTCGATCGCGACGGAAGAGCGGAGGAGGCGGAAGCCTGCTTCACCTTCCTGCCCACCCGCGCCAAACTCGACCTGATGGGCTGGGACGAGGAAGACATCTTCGCCCATAGCTGA
- a CDS encoding M20/M25/M40 family metallo-hydrolase, translating to MTALAPVLDTLDKNLDQSLDRLFDLLRIKSISTDPAFKADCRQAADWLVADLKSIGFDASTRDTPGHPMVVAHHEGPAGSPHLLFYGHYDVQPVDPLDLWEDDPFAPAVKTGERGTKIITGRGSSDDKGQLMTFVEACRAWKAVHGSLPCRISILFEGEEESGSPSLKPFLESHAQELKADFALVCDTSMWDAETPAICVGLRGLVGEEIVIHAANRDLHSGEYGGAAANPIRILAKILADIHDENGSVTIPGFYEGVEETPSQVLKSWEALGETTETFLGPIGLSIPSGEKGRSVLELTWARPTAEFNGISGGYEGKGFKTVIAAQASAKVSFRLVHKQDPVKIREAFREFVRSRIPADCSVEFHPHGGSPAIQLSYDSPFLIKAKDALTDEWGKPALTLAMGGSIPIVGDFQNFLDMESLMVGFGLPDDRIHSPNEKYELSSFHKGQRSWARILDALTK from the coding sequence ATGACCGCACTCGCTCCCGTTCTCGACACGCTCGACAAGAACCTCGACCAGAGCCTCGACCGGCTGTTCGACCTCCTCCGGATCAAGTCCATCTCGACCGATCCTGCCTTCAAGGCCGACTGCCGCCAGGCGGCGGACTGGCTGGTGGCGGACCTCAAGTCGATCGGTTTCGACGCCAGCACGCGCGACACGCCCGGCCACCCGATGGTCGTCGCGCACCACGAAGGCCCGGCCGGCTCGCCGCACCTGCTCTTCTACGGCCACTACGACGTGCAGCCGGTCGATCCGCTGGACCTTTGGGAGGACGATCCGTTCGCGCCCGCCGTGAAGACCGGCGAGAGGGGAACGAAGATCATCACCGGCCGCGGTTCGTCTGACGACAAGGGCCAGCTGATGACCTTCGTCGAGGCCTGTCGCGCCTGGAAGGCGGTGCATGGCTCGCTGCCCTGCCGCATCAGCATCCTGTTCGAGGGCGAGGAGGAGTCAGGCTCGCCGTCCCTAAAACCCTTCCTCGAATCCCATGCGCAGGAGCTGAAGGCCGACTTCGCGCTGGTCTGCGACACGTCGATGTGGGACGCAGAGACGCCGGCGATCTGCGTCGGCCTGCGCGGGCTGGTTGGCGAGGAGATCGTCATCCACGCCGCCAACCGCGACCTGCACTCGGGCGAGTACGGTGGTGCTGCCGCCAACCCGATCCGCATCCTGGCGAAGATCCTGGCCGACATCCATGATGAGAACGGCAGCGTCACCATTCCAGGCTTCTACGAGGGCGTCGAGGAGACGCCTTCGCAGGTGCTGAAATCCTGGGAGGCGCTGGGCGAGACGACCGAGACCTTCCTCGGCCCGATCGGGCTCTCCATCCCGTCCGGCGAGAAGGGCCGCTCGGTGCTGGAACTGACGTGGGCCCGCCCGACCGCCGAGTTCAACGGCATTTCCGGCGGCTACGAGGGCAAGGGGTTCAAGACCGTCATCGCCGCGCAGGCATCCGCCAAGGTGTCGTTCCGCCTGGTCCACAAGCAGGACCCGGTCAAGATCCGCGAGGCGTTCCGGGAGTTCGTGCGCAGCCGCATTCCTGCCGACTGCTCGGTCGAGTTCCATCCGCACGGCGGCTCGCCGGCGATCCAGCTCTCCTACGACTCGCCCTTCCTGATCAAGGCGAAGGATGCGCTCACCGACGAGTGGGGCAAGCCGGCGCTGACGCTGGCCATGGGCGGCTCGATTCCAATCGTCGGGGATTTCCAGAATTTCCTCGACATGGAGTCGCTGATGGTCGGCTTCGGCTTGCCGGACGACCGCATTCATTCGCCAAATGAGAAGTACGAGCTGTCGTCGTTCCACAAGGGCCAGCGGTCCTGGGCGCGCATCCTCGACGCGCTGACGAAGTGA
- a CDS encoding LysE family translocator has product MTLSGFIAYSGALALAAAIPGPGVTALVARALGSGFRSSLFMSIGLIAGDLTYLTAVMLGLAVIAQTFGAVFLVIKWLGVAYLAWLGWQFWTSGITAEKVEAQKGRDGLVPNFLAGYAVTIGNPKTMVFYLALTPTLVDLRTITVSDYAVLAGLTVVVLLVVLVPYLALAAKARWFLATPRALKAMNRTAAAFMMGAAAAIAARQ; this is encoded by the coding sequence ATGACCCTTTCGGGCTTCATCGCCTATAGCGGCGCGCTGGCCTTGGCCGCCGCCATTCCCGGGCCTGGCGTGACCGCGCTGGTGGCGCGTGCGCTCGGCTCCGGGTTCCGCTCGTCGCTGTTCATGTCGATCGGCCTCATCGCCGGCGACCTCACCTACCTGACGGCGGTGATGCTCGGCCTTGCGGTCATCGCGCAGACCTTCGGTGCCGTGTTCCTCGTCATCAAGTGGCTGGGCGTCGCCTATCTCGCTTGGCTCGGCTGGCAGTTCTGGACGAGCGGCATCACGGCGGAGAAGGTGGAGGCGCAGAAGGGACGCGACGGCCTGGTTCCGAACTTTCTGGCCGGCTATGCGGTGACCATCGGCAATCCGAAGACGATGGTTTTCTACCTGGCGCTGACGCCGACGCTGGTCGACCTGCGCACCATCACCGTGTCCGACTATGCCGTGCTCGCCGGACTGACGGTCGTGGTGCTGCTCGTGGTGCTGGTTCCCTATCTGGCGCTGGCGGCGAAGGCGAGATGGTTCCTTGCGACGCCGCGGGCGCTCAAGGCGATGAACCGTACGGCCGCGGCCTTCATGATGGGCGCGGCAGCGGCAATAGCGGCGCGGCAGTAG
- a CDS encoding proline racemase family protein produces the protein MSLTVVDMHTGGEPVRIVTGGYPPLPKGTILEKRAHVRDTLDHLRRLLIYEPRGHFDMYGALLVEPDLPGGDLAVLFMHNEGYSTMCGHAVIALGRYAVDEGLVARVEPVTTVNIECPCGMVVASVEVKDGRAGAVSFESVPSFLFARDLAVDLEPYGRIVFDIAYGGAFYALAECRQFGLEFGRNRVRDFVDAATALTDRVKREHPPAHPDAEDLGFLYGTILTDGGDGSGGVPTRNVCVFADAEVDRSPTGSGVTARLAAMHARGGIAPGETRLFESIVGSRFTGSVARTLVLADGRPGIAARVGGRAHYTGRAEFWLEEGDELGRGFLVR, from the coding sequence GTGAGCCTGACCGTCGTCGACATGCACACCGGCGGCGAGCCGGTGCGGATCGTCACCGGCGGCTATCCGCCCCTGCCGAAGGGGACGATCCTCGAAAAGCGCGCCCATGTGCGCGACACCCTCGACCACCTGCGCCGGCTGCTGATCTACGAGCCCCGCGGCCATTTCGACATGTATGGCGCCCTGCTGGTCGAACCCGACCTGCCGGGCGGCGACCTCGCCGTGCTCTTCATGCACAACGAGGGCTATTCGACCATGTGCGGTCACGCGGTGATCGCGCTCGGCCGCTATGCGGTCGATGAAGGGCTGGTGGCCCGCGTCGAACCGGTCACCACCGTCAATATCGAGTGCCCCTGCGGCATGGTCGTGGCATCGGTGGAGGTGAAGGACGGTCGGGCTGGCGCGGTGTCCTTCGAGAGCGTGCCGTCCTTCCTCTTCGCGCGCGATCTCGCCGTCGACCTCGAGCCCTACGGGCGGATAGTGTTTGACATCGCCTATGGCGGCGCCTTCTACGCGCTGGCGGAGTGCCGCCAGTTCGGGCTGGAGTTCGGGCGGAACCGGGTTCGGGATTTTGTCGACGCGGCGACTGCGCTGACCGATCGGGTAAAGCGGGAACACCCGCCCGCGCATCCGGATGCCGAGGACCTCGGCTTCCTCTACGGGACGATACTCACCGACGGCGGCGACGGCTCGGGCGGCGTGCCGACCAGGAACGTCTGCGTCTTCGCCGACGCCGAAGTGGATCGCTCGCCGACCGGATCGGGCGTGACTGCGCGGCTTGCCGCGATGCATGCCAGGGGCGGGATCGCACCCGGCGAAACGCGTCTCTTCGAGAGCATCGTCGGCTCGCGCTTCACCGGTTCGGTCGCGCGCACGCTGGTGCTGGCGGACGGCAGGCCGGGCATCGCGGCGCGCGTCGGCGGACGTGCGCACTACACCGGCAGGGCCGAGTTCTGGCTGGAGGAGGGGGATGAGCTGGGGCGGGGTTTTCTGGTGAGGTAG
- a CDS encoding isocitrate lyase/PEP mutase family protein, with product MDKGGVFSALHQGPDIFVMPNPWDVGTAKLIEHCGFKALATSSAGYAWTRGLQDGAVGFEAMIAHCRDMAAAVQIPVSGDLEKGKGDSPDSAGETIFAADAAGLAGCSLEDHTGDPSDPIYEFSHAVERVAAAAEAARALKRGFVFTARAENFLWGRNDIDDTIRRLQAFERAGADVLFAPGISDLGMIRQICSAVTKPVSVLAGGPAFTVAGLAEAGVKRISLGPRLSAAAFGVVERAAKEILERGTFQFTSLAMPSGRIAEILGGKA from the coding sequence ATGGACAAGGGCGGCGTCTTTAGCGCGCTTCATCAGGGTCCCGACATCTTCGTCATGCCCAACCCCTGGGACGTGGGCACCGCCAAGCTGATCGAGCATTGCGGCTTCAAGGCGCTGGCGACGTCGAGCGCCGGCTACGCCTGGACGCGCGGCCTGCAGGACGGGGCGGTTGGCTTCGAGGCGATGATCGCCCATTGCAGGGACATGGCCGCCGCGGTGCAGATCCCGGTCTCGGGCGACCTGGAAAAGGGCAAGGGCGACAGCCCCGACAGCGCGGGCGAGACGATCTTCGCCGCGGACGCCGCGGGACTGGCCGGATGCTCGCTCGAGGATCACACCGGCGATCCGTCCGATCCGATCTACGAGTTCTCGCACGCGGTCGAGCGCGTCGCCGCCGCGGCCGAGGCTGCACGCGCGCTGAAGCGCGGCTTCGTCTTCACCGCCCGGGCGGAGAATTTCCTGTGGGGGCGCAACGACATCGACGACACCATCCGCCGCCTTCAGGCGTTCGAGCGGGCGGGCGCCGACGTGCTGTTCGCTCCGGGCATCTCCGACCTCGGCATGATCCGGCAGATCTGCTCGGCCGTGACGAAGCCGGTCAGCGTGCTGGCCGGCGGGCCGGCCTTCACGGTGGCGGGGCTGGCGGAGGCCGGGGTCAAGCGCATCTCGCTCGGTCCGCGCCTCAGCGCCGCCGCCTTCGGGGTCGTCGAGCGGGCGGCGAAGGAAATCCTGGAACGGGGCACCTTCCAGTTCACCAGCCTGGCGATGCCGTCTGGCCGGATCGCCGAGATCCTGGGTGGCAAGGCGTGA
- a CDS encoding HAD family hydrolase: MMTPKLVIFDCDGVLVDTEGMSNRRLSAWLTELGYPIEYEACRRRFEGTSMKLVQAEVEAAGVVLGEDFVERWNLGLPELFANGVPAVPHVRDVIETVRAADIPYCVASSARVSKMHITLGVTGLLPLFEHAMFSSTMVERGKPFPDLFLHAAATMGIAPADCVVIEDSVAGTTAGRAAGMKVYSYAGDPFADPAALEAAGGVVFDDMRALSRLIGLA, from the coding sequence GTGATGACGCCGAAGCTGGTCATCTTCGACTGCGACGGGGTGCTGGTCGACACCGAGGGCATGAGCAACCGGCGCCTGTCGGCCTGGCTTACCGAGCTGGGCTATCCGATCGAATACGAGGCCTGCCGCAGGCGCTTCGAAGGCACCAGCATGAAGCTCGTGCAAGCCGAGGTGGAGGCTGCCGGCGTGGTGCTCGGCGAAGACTTCGTCGAGCGCTGGAACCTCGGCCTGCCCGAGCTCTTCGCCAACGGGGTGCCGGCCGTGCCGCATGTGCGCGATGTCATCGAGACGGTGCGCGCGGCGGACATTCCCTATTGTGTCGCCTCGTCGGCGCGGGTGTCCAAGATGCACATCACGCTGGGCGTCACCGGCCTCCTGCCGCTGTTCGAGCACGCGATGTTCTCCTCGACGATGGTGGAACGCGGCAAGCCGTTCCCGGACCTCTTCCTGCATGCCGCGGCGACCATGGGCATCGCCCCGGCTGACTGCGTCGTCATCGAGGACAGCGTGGCCGGGACCACCGCCGGGCGCGCGGCTGGCATGAAGGTCTATTCCTATGCTGGCGATCCCTTCGCCGACCCCGCGGCGCTGGAGGCGGCCGGCGGCGTCGTCTTCGACGACATGCGCGCGCTGTCGAGGCTGATCGGCCTGGCCTGA
- the dut gene encoding dUTP diphosphatase, translating into MTNSPAIGVVRLPHSHDLPLPAYETEGAAGMDLRAAVPEDRMFVLLPGKRALIPTGLILEIPEGFEGQVRPRSGLAFKHGVTCLNTPGTIDSDYRGEVQVLLINHGEEEFRVTRGLRIAQIVFAPVTRATVEERSLATGTARGAGGFGSTGTA; encoded by the coding sequence ATGACGAACTCCCCTGCGATCGGCGTTGTCCGCCTCCCCCACAGCCACGACCTGCCGCTGCCCGCCTATGAGACGGAGGGCGCCGCCGGCATGGACCTGCGCGCCGCGGTGCCAGAGGACCGCATGTTCGTGCTGCTTCCCGGCAAGCGCGCGCTGATTCCGACCGGGCTGATCCTCGAGATCCCGGAAGGCTTCGAAGGCCAGGTGCGCCCGCGCTCGGGACTGGCCTTCAAGCACGGCGTCACCTGTCTCAACACCCCCGGCACCATCGACAGCGACTATCGCGGCGAAGTGCAGGTGCTGCTCATCAATCACGGCGAGGAAGAATTCCGCGTGACGCGCGGCCTGCGCATCGCGCAGATCGTGTTCGCGCCGGTGACGCGTGCGACCGTCGAGGAGCGCAGCCTTGCCACCGGCACCGCGCGCGGCGCGGGCGGGTTCGGCTCGACGGGCACGGCGTGA
- a CDS encoding glycoside hydrolase family 43 protein, protein MIRNPILPGFNADPSICRVGSDYYIATSTFEWYPGVQIHHSTDLVNWRLVKRPLDRASQLDMRGNPDSGGIWAPCLSHADGLFWLVYTDVKRMDGNFKDTHNYIVTAKSIEGPWSDPVYVNSSGFDPSLFHDDDGRKWFLNMLWNHISHGVGGSPKHPSFAGILLQEYDAAAGRLVGPVKNIFAGSPHGLVEGPHIFKRDGWYYLTTAEGGTGYDHAVTMARSRSIEGPYELHPDTHLITSKDAPDAVLQRAGHGQIVETPEGAFYHTHLCSRPLPGLRRSPLGRETAIQRCVWGEDGWLRLEHGGPVPAVDVPAPTADAEPEAARPMRYAFDTPDLPLDFQWLRTPFPERLFSLAERPGHLRLHGRESIGSWFEQALVARRQEHHAFRAETLVDFAPETFQQAAGLTLYYNRHKFHFLGVTHDARRGRVLTILSCPGVWPEGKLEFPLAEPIVLRDAGPVELAADVRGAALQFSWKGEGGWRPVGPVLDAGVISDEGGRGEHASFTGAFVGMIAFDVSGRALPADFAHFTYAPGEA, encoded by the coding sequence ATGATCCGCAATCCCATCCTGCCCGGCTTCAACGCCGACCCGTCGATCTGCAGGGTCGGCTCCGACTACTACATCGCCACCTCGACCTTCGAATGGTATCCCGGCGTCCAGATCCACCATTCGACAGACCTGGTGAACTGGCGGCTGGTGAAGCGGCCGCTCGATCGCGCCAGCCAGCTCGACATGCGCGGCAATCCGGACTCGGGCGGCATCTGGGCGCCCTGCCTGTCCCATGCGGACGGCTTGTTCTGGCTGGTCTATACCGACGTCAAGCGGATGGACGGCAACTTCAAGGACACGCACAACTACATCGTCACCGCGAAATCGATCGAGGGGCCCTGGTCGGACCCTGTCTACGTGAATTCCAGCGGCTTCGACCCCTCGCTCTTCCATGACGACGACGGCCGCAAATGGTTCCTCAACATGCTGTGGAACCACATCTCGCATGGCGTCGGCGGCAGCCCGAAGCATCCGTCCTTCGCCGGCATCCTGCTGCAGGAGTACGACGCGGCGGCGGGCAGGCTCGTCGGCCCGGTGAAGAACATTTTTGCCGGCAGCCCGCATGGTCTGGTCGAGGGGCCGCATATCTTCAAGCGCGACGGCTGGTACTATCTCACGACGGCAGAAGGCGGCACGGGATACGACCACGCGGTTACGATGGCGCGTTCTCGCAGCATCGAGGGGCCGTACGAACTGCATCCCGACACCCATCTCATCACGTCGAAGGATGCGCCCGACGCCGTGCTGCAGCGTGCCGGGCACGGGCAGATCGTGGAGACGCCGGAGGGCGCGTTCTATCACACGCACCTCTGCTCGCGGCCGCTACCCGGCCTTCGACGCTCGCCGCTCGGGCGCGAGACGGCGATCCAGAGATGCGTCTGGGGCGAGGACGGCTGGCTGCGGCTCGAGCATGGCGGGCCGGTGCCAGCCGTCGACGTGCCTGCGCCGACGGCAGATGCCGAGCCCGAAGCCGCCCGGCCAATGCGCTACGCGTTCGACACGCCGGACCTGCCGCTCGACTTCCAGTGGCTGCGCACGCCCTTTCCGGAACGCCTCTTCTCGCTCGCCGAACGCCCCGGCCACCTGCGCCTCCACGGCCGCGAATCGATCGGAAGCTGGTTCGAGCAGGCGCTTGTCGCTCGCCGGCAGGAGCATCACGCCTTCCGCGCCGAGACGCTTGTCGATTTCGCGCCGGAAACCTTCCAGCAGGCCGCCGGCCTGACGCTCTACTACAATCGCCACAAGTTCCATTTCCTCGGCGTGACCCATGACGCCCGGCGCGGGCGCGTGTTGACCATACTGTCGTGCCCGGGCGTCTGGCCGGAAGGCAAGCTTGAGTTCCCGCTCGCCGAGCCCATCGTGCTTCGGGACGCGGGCCCCGTGGAGCTGGCGGCCGACGTCCGGGGCGCCGCGTTGCAGTTTTCCTGGAAGGGAGAAGGGGGATGGCGGCCGGTCGGGCCGGTGCTCGACGCCGGCGTGATTTCGGACGAGGGCGGACGGGGCGAGCACGCTTCCTTCACCGGCGCCTTCGTCGGCATGATCGCGTTCGACGTCTCGGGCAGGGCGCTTCCGGCCGATTTCGCGCATTTCACCTATGCGCCGGGCGAGGCGTAG
- the mgrA gene encoding L-glyceraldehyde 3-phosphate reductase has protein sequence MSYTLADKRYQSMKYNRCGQSGLKLPAISLGLWHNFGGDTPHQTKRAICQRAFDLGITHFDLANNYGPPPGSAETAFGEILRTDFLGYRDQLIVSSKAGYDMWPGPYGEWGSRKYLIASCDQSLKRMGLDYVDIFYSHRFDPDTPLEETMMALDHIVRSGRALYVGISSYNSQRTREAADILKSLGTPCVIHQPSYSMLNRWVEDDGLLDTLDGLGIGSIVFSPLAQGMLTSKYLKGIPEGSRASQGKSLRQGFINETTIKNIAALNGIAQKRGQTLAQMAIAWVLRKGRVTSALIGASRPEQVDDCVGALKNPEFSDAELAEIDKYAREADINLWAASAERKGPPRK, from the coding sequence ATGAGCTACACCCTCGCCGACAAACGCTATCAGTCGATGAAGTACAACCGCTGCGGCCAGTCGGGCCTGAAGCTGCCGGCAATCTCGCTGGGGCTGTGGCACAACTTCGGCGGCGACACCCCGCACCAGACCAAGCGGGCGATCTGCCAGCGCGCCTTCGATCTCGGCATCACCCATTTCGACCTCGCCAACAACTACGGCCCGCCGCCCGGATCCGCCGAGACCGCGTTCGGCGAAATTTTGCGGACGGATTTTTTGGGCTACCGTGACCAGCTGATCGTCTCCTCGAAGGCCGGCTACGACATGTGGCCGGGGCCCTATGGCGAATGGGGCAGCCGCAAGTACCTGATCGCGTCCTGTGATCAGAGCCTGAAGCGCATGGGTCTCGACTACGTCGATATCTTCTATTCGCACCGCTTCGACCCGGACACGCCGCTCGAGGAGACGATGATGGCGCTGGACCACATCGTGCGGTCGGGACGCGCGCTCTATGTCGGCATCTCGTCCTACAATTCGCAGCGGACGCGGGAAGCGGCCGACATACTGAAATCGCTCGGTACGCCCTGCGTGATCCACCAGCCGAGCTATTCGATGCTGAACCGCTGGGTCGAGGACGACGGCCTGCTCGACACGCTGGACGGGCTCGGCATCGGTTCCATCGTGTTCTCGCCGCTGGCGCAGGGCATGCTAACCTCGAAGTACCTCAAGGGCATCCCGGAGGGCAGCCGCGCGTCGCAGGGCAAGTCGCTGCGCCAGGGCTTCATCAACGAGACGACGATCAAGAACATCGCTGCGTTGAACGGCATCGCCCAGAAGCGCGGCCAGACGCTCGCCCAGATGGCGATCGCCTGGGTGCTGCGGAAGGGCCGGGTGACCTCGGCGCTGATCGGCGCCAGCCGTCCTGAGCAGGTGGACGACTGCGTCGGCGCGCTCAAGAACCCCGAGTTCTCGGATGCCGAGCTTGCCGAGATCGACAAGTACGCCCGCGAAGCCGACATCAACCTGTGGGCGGCGTCGGCCGAGCGGAAGGGACCGCCGAGGAAGTAG